The Cryptosporangium aurantiacum genome has a window encoding:
- a CDS encoding TetR family transcriptional regulator → MPTPTKRPKNRKAQIALAAAELFCARGYHGVGVDEIAGAVGITGPAIYRHFPNKYAMLVHATRELSNTIGGAVDRALAGADDPREQLDTVLDTLATLSVEQRRVGGLYQWENRYLNAEHRAEFRDGLGALIGRVAEPLTALRPGLSGPHARLLTRAAFSALASVATHRAPISRTRAIDVLHRAGWALLTAGTPMVRVQGDSPGVPAESTQSSASRREAVLATAIGLFHQHGYHAVGMEDIGRAAGLHASSLYRYFPSKADLLAAAYHRAADQVSASTTVSLDVAATEEEALRGLVEGFVELTFTQRDLVAVYLAENNNLPDRDRHELRRIQRLQVDEWVRLLTGVRPELTANEARILVHAALNVVTDLGGATDPAPPDAFRPFVASLALEAMRRA, encoded by the coding sequence CTGCCGACGCCAACCAAGCGTCCGAAGAACCGGAAGGCCCAGATCGCACTGGCGGCGGCCGAGCTGTTCTGCGCGCGCGGCTACCACGGCGTCGGGGTGGACGAGATCGCCGGCGCGGTGGGGATCACCGGCCCGGCGATCTACCGGCACTTCCCGAACAAGTACGCGATGCTCGTCCACGCGACCCGCGAGTTGTCCAACACGATCGGCGGCGCGGTCGACCGGGCCCTGGCCGGCGCCGACGACCCGCGGGAGCAGCTGGACACGGTGCTGGACACGCTGGCGACGCTCAGCGTCGAGCAGCGCCGGGTCGGCGGGCTGTACCAGTGGGAGAACCGGTACCTGAACGCCGAGCACCGCGCGGAGTTCCGGGACGGGCTGGGCGCGCTGATCGGCCGGGTGGCCGAGCCGCTGACCGCGCTGCGCCCCGGGTTGTCCGGCCCGCACGCCCGCCTGCTCACCCGGGCGGCGTTCAGCGCGCTCGCGAGCGTGGCCACGCACCGGGCGCCGATCTCCCGGACCCGCGCGATCGACGTGCTGCATCGCGCCGGCTGGGCGCTGCTGACCGCCGGGACGCCGATGGTGCGGGTGCAGGGCGACTCCCCCGGCGTCCCCGCGGAGAGCACCCAGAGCAGCGCCTCCCGGCGGGAGGCCGTGCTCGCCACCGCGATCGGACTGTTCCACCAGCACGGGTACCACGCGGTCGGCATGGAGGACATCGGCCGGGCCGCGGGCCTGCACGCGTCCAGCCTCTACCGGTACTTCCCGAGCAAGGCGGACCTGCTCGCGGCGGCCTACCACCGGGCAGCCGACCAGGTGTCGGCGAGCACCACGGTGTCGCTGGACGTGGCGGCGACCGAGGAGGAAGCGCTCCGCGGGCTGGTCGAGGGTTTCGTCGAGCTGACGTTCACCCAGCGGGACCTGGTCGCGGTCTACCTCGCCGAGAACAACAACCTGCCCGACCGCGACCGGCACGAGCTGCGCAGGATCCAGCGTCTGCAGGTCGACGAGTGGGTGCGGCTGCTGACCGGCGTGCGGCCGGAGCTGACCGCGAACGAGGCGCGCATCCTGGTGCACGCGGCGCTCAACGTCGTCACCGACCTGGGTGGCGCGACCGACCCCGCGCCGCCGGACGCGTTCCGTCCGTTCGTGGCGTCGCTCGCCCTGGAAGCGATGCGCCGCGCCTGA
- a CDS encoding oxygenase MpaB family protein translates to MTSTEQTTEIDLRRIVHGAGLLAAGANVIMQLARPGVGYGVVESRVESGRLFDHPVKRARTTLSYLAVAMLGDDETKKAYREAVNVAHRQVHSTPESPVKYSAMDPKLQLWVAACLYRGFEDVYAALGGVLTPEEAAEIYRCSHALGTTLQVRESMWPADRAAFQEYWDAEMAEVHIDDTVREHLLHVVRLTYRPRLVSSVFGPLNTFVTTGFLPPVFRDEMKLPWDERRQRRFDRLLRTVGALSRRQPEALRIFPFNFLLWDVKRRIRRGVPLV, encoded by the coding sequence ATGACGTCCACCGAGCAGACGACGGAAATCGACCTGCGCCGGATCGTGCACGGCGCCGGATTACTGGCGGCCGGCGCGAACGTGATCATGCAGCTCGCCCGCCCCGGCGTCGGGTACGGCGTCGTGGAGAGCCGGGTGGAGAGCGGCCGGCTCTTCGACCACCCGGTCAAGCGCGCCCGGACGACGCTCTCGTACCTGGCCGTCGCCATGCTCGGCGACGACGAGACCAAGAAGGCCTACCGGGAGGCGGTGAACGTCGCCCACCGGCAGGTGCACTCGACGCCCGAGAGCCCGGTCAAGTACAGCGCGATGGACCCGAAGCTGCAGTTATGGGTCGCCGCCTGCCTCTACCGCGGGTTCGAGGACGTCTACGCCGCGCTCGGCGGCGTCCTCACCCCGGAGGAAGCCGCGGAGATCTACCGCTGCTCGCACGCGCTCGGCACCACGCTGCAGGTCCGGGAGTCGATGTGGCCGGCCGACCGGGCCGCGTTCCAGGAGTACTGGGACGCCGAGATGGCCGAGGTCCACATCGACGACACGGTGCGCGAGCACCTCCTGCACGTCGTCCGGCTGACGTACCGGCCGCGCCTGGTCAGCTCGGTGTTCGGGCCGCTCAACACGTTCGTGACCACCGGGTTCCTGCCGCCGGTGTTCCGGGACGAGATGAAGCTGCCGTGGGACGAGCGCCGCCAGCGGCGCTTCGACCGGCTGCTGCGCACGGTCGGTGCGCTGTCGCGCAGGCAGCCCGAGGCCCTGCGCATCTTCCCCTTCAACTTCCTGCTCTGGGACGTCAAGCGCCGGATCCGGCGCGGCGTGCCGCTGGTCTGA
- a CDS encoding TetR/AcrR family transcriptional regulator: MGSGRTYGGVAGTERAAERRAQLLEAGLDLLGAPDGPGEVTVRGVCRAAGLTARYFYESFADRDALMVAVYDHVVAELGAEMLAAVEASPHAAAPRTRAGLAVLVRSIAEDPRRGRLLFSRSVGASPVVAARRAESTRWFVDLMAAQVREFYRIERTPRVDVAAELLVGGVAQILTSWLDGVLLLTADELVDHCAELFLAVAGERTGA; encoded by the coding sequence ATGGGAAGCGGGCGGACGTACGGCGGGGTCGCAGGCACGGAACGGGCGGCCGAGCGTCGTGCGCAGCTGCTCGAGGCCGGTCTCGACCTGCTCGGCGCGCCGGACGGGCCGGGGGAGGTCACGGTCCGCGGGGTGTGCCGGGCCGCCGGGCTGACCGCCCGGTACTTCTACGAGAGCTTCGCCGACCGGGACGCGCTGATGGTCGCGGTATACGACCACGTGGTCGCCGAGCTGGGCGCGGAAATGCTCGCCGCGGTCGAGGCCTCGCCGCACGCCGCGGCTCCGCGTACCCGGGCCGGTCTCGCGGTCCTGGTGCGCAGCATCGCCGAGGACCCCCGCCGGGGCCGGCTGCTGTTCTCCCGCTCGGTGGGCGCCAGCCCGGTGGTGGCGGCGCGGCGGGCCGAGTCGACACGCTGGTTCGTGGACCTGATGGCGGCGCAGGTGCGGGAGTTCTACCGGATCGAACGCACGCCGCGGGTGGACGTCGCCGCCGAGCTGCTGGTCGGCGGCGTCGCGCAGATCCTCACGTCCTGGCTGGACGGTGTGCTTTTGCTGACCGCCGACGAGCTCGTCGACCACTGCGCGGAGCTGTTCCTCGCCGTCGCCGGCGAGCGCACCGGCGCGTGA
- a CDS encoding aldo/keto reductase: MGMTWAYGTDSRSDDPGAVIGRAATLGVTLLDTSDVYGPFTNEELVGKALTGRRDEITLATKGGLIERLRADGTPDPTRMPSPDGSPDHLRQAIDGSLRRLAVDHIDLYYLHRPDPQIPVEDSIGALAEGVRAGKIRAIGVSEFSVEQLDRAAAVHPIGAVQSELSLWTRDHLDTTLPWCARNGVGFVPFAPLGRGFLTGAFREATFGADDFRSGNPRFQPENFRANLAIVDAVEAIAARYEATAAQVALAWVLAQGEHVVPIPGTRRIARLEENAAAAALRLSAEDLATLDALPAPAGSRY, encoded by the coding sequence ATGGGCATGACCTGGGCCTACGGCACGGATTCCCGCTCCGACGACCCCGGCGCGGTGATCGGGCGCGCGGCCACGCTCGGGGTGACGCTGCTGGACACGTCCGATGTCTACGGCCCGTTCACCAACGAGGAGCTGGTCGGCAAGGCGCTGACCGGGCGGCGGGACGAGATCACGCTGGCCACCAAGGGCGGGCTGATCGAGCGCCTCCGGGCCGACGGAACACCCGACCCGACCCGGATGCCCTCGCCGGACGGGTCGCCGGACCACCTGCGGCAGGCGATCGACGGCTCGCTGCGGCGCCTCGCGGTCGACCACATCGACCTCTACTACCTGCACCGGCCCGACCCGCAGATCCCGGTCGAGGACAGCATCGGCGCGCTGGCCGAGGGGGTGCGCGCCGGGAAGATCCGCGCGATCGGCGTCTCGGAGTTCAGCGTCGAGCAGCTCGACCGGGCCGCGGCCGTGCACCCGATCGGCGCGGTGCAGTCCGAGCTCTCGCTCTGGACCCGCGACCACCTGGACACCACCCTGCCGTGGTGCGCCCGGAACGGCGTCGGGTTCGTGCCGTTCGCGCCGCTCGGCCGCGGGTTCCTCACCGGGGCGTTCCGCGAGGCGACCTTCGGCGCGGACGACTTCCGGTCCGGCAACCCGCGGTTCCAGCCGGAGAACTTCCGGGCCAACCTGGCGATCGTGGACGCGGTGGAGGCGATCGCCGCCCGTTACGAGGCGACCGCCGCGCAGGTCGCGCTCGCCTGGGTGCTGGCGCAGGGCGAGCACGTGGTGCCGATCCCCGGCACCCGGCGGATCGCCCGGCTGGAGGAGAACGCGGCCGCTGCCGCGCTCCGGCTGAGCGCGGAGGATCTGGCGACGCTCGACGCCCTCCCCGCCCCGGCAGGCAGCCGCTACTGA
- a CDS encoding TetR/AcrR family transcriptional regulator, translating to MTPTTPDRILTAARGCLLADGYSGFSTRRVAEAAGVPLSQIHYHFGTRKALVLALLERENQTLLERQRRMYGTEAPLWKRYEQACDYLDDDLASGYVRVLQEMIAAGWSDETLAAQVLTVLQGWYDVLGEVAREAERRFGSLGPFTADQVAGLVAMAFLGGESLALLGDPKWSDGVRGWLRSVTDLIRSLEEG from the coding sequence GTGACCCCTACCACCCCTGATCGGATCCTCACCGCCGCCCGCGGCTGCCTGCTCGCCGACGGGTACAGCGGCTTCTCCACCCGACGCGTGGCGGAGGCGGCCGGCGTTCCGCTCAGCCAGATCCACTACCACTTCGGTACCCGGAAAGCGCTGGTCCTGGCGCTGCTCGAACGCGAGAACCAGACGCTGCTGGAGCGCCAGCGCCGGATGTACGGCACCGAGGCACCGCTCTGGAAGCGCTACGAGCAGGCCTGCGACTACCTCGACGACGACCTCGCGTCCGGCTACGTCCGCGTCCTGCAGGAGATGATCGCCGCCGGCTGGTCCGACGAGACGCTCGCCGCGCAGGTCCTCACGGTGCTCCAAGGCTGGTACGACGTGCTCGGCGAGGTCGCCCGCGAAGCCGAGCGGCGTTTCGGGTCACTCGGTCCGTTCACCGCCGATCAGGTGGCGGGTCTCGTCGCGATGGCGTTTCTCGGTGGCGAGTCGCTCGCGCTGCTCGGAGACCCGAAGTGGAGCGACGGCGTCCGCGGGTGGCTACGCAGCGTCACCGACCTGATCAGGTCGCTGGAGGAGGGCTAA
- the mddA gene encoding methanethiol S-methyltransferase, which produces MVRRVLVAGYGAAAYVFFLVTFLYTIGFLAGVGVPKDVDDGPSGPAWLALLVDTGLLTLFAVQHSVMARPWFKRWWTRWVAPPIERSTYVLAATLAVAALLWLWRPLPETIWSVPDGWLRWLFWAGHLAGWGLLLLSTFQIGHFDLFGLRQVLARLQRRQYTEPGFAQPFLYRLVRHPLMLGFLIAFWITPDMSVGRLYFAVVASAYIVVAVRFEEHDLVGQLGDDYRRYQRDVPRFVPRVSSAADRRRPARVESR; this is translated from the coding sequence ATGGTCCGTCGCGTACTCGTCGCCGGTTACGGCGCTGCCGCCTATGTGTTCTTCCTGGTCACGTTCCTCTACACGATCGGCTTCCTGGCCGGGGTCGGTGTTCCGAAGGACGTCGACGACGGGCCTTCCGGCCCGGCCTGGCTCGCGCTCCTGGTCGACACCGGGTTGCTGACGCTCTTCGCCGTGCAGCACAGCGTGATGGCGCGCCCCTGGTTCAAGCGCTGGTGGACGCGCTGGGTCGCGCCGCCGATCGAGCGCAGCACGTACGTCCTGGCCGCGACCCTGGCCGTGGCCGCGCTGCTCTGGCTGTGGCGCCCGCTGCCCGAGACGATCTGGTCGGTGCCCGACGGCTGGCTGCGCTGGCTGTTCTGGGCCGGTCACCTCGCGGGCTGGGGGCTGCTGCTGCTCTCCACGTTCCAGATCGGGCACTTCGACCTGTTCGGACTCCGTCAGGTGCTGGCCCGGCTGCAGCGCCGCCAGTACACCGAACCGGGTTTCGCGCAGCCGTTCCTCTACCGGCTGGTGCGGCACCCGCTGATGCTCGGCTTCCTGATCGCGTTCTGGATCACGCCGGACATGAGCGTCGGCCGGCTGTACTTCGCGGTGGTGGCCAGCGCGTACATCGTCGTCGCGGTGCGGTTCGAGGAGCACGACCTGGTCGGGCAGCTCGGCGACGACTACCGCCGGTACCAGCGTGACGTCCCGCGCTTCGTGCCGCGGGTCTCGTCCGCGGCTGACCGGCGGCGCCCGGCCAGAGTGGAATCGCGGTGA